A window of the Cicer arietinum cultivar CDC Frontier isolate Library 1 chromosome 6, Cicar.CDCFrontier_v2.0, whole genome shotgun sequence genome harbors these coding sequences:
- the LOC101506883 gene encoding stress-response A/B barrel domain-containing protein At5g22580-like: MGIFNHYVIVKFKDGVEVEELIQDLEKMISGIQHVKSFEWGKDIENHEMLTQGFTHAFLMTFNGKEDLAAFQIHPSHVEFSKIFSSALEKIVVLDFPSKLVKAPA; this comes from the exons ATGGGGATATTTAATCACTATGTGATTGTTAAGTTCAAGGATGGTGTGGAAGTTGAAGAGCTTATCCAAGACTTGGAGAAAATGATTTCTGGAATTCAGCATGTCAAGTCCTTTGAATG GGGAAAAGACATTGAAAACCATGAAATGCTGACCCAAGGTTTCACTCATGCTTTCTTGATGACATTCAATGGGAAAGAGGATTTAGCTGCATTCCAAATTCACCCAAGTCATGTTGAGTTTTCCAAGATATTTTCATCTGCTCTTGAGAAGATTGTGGTGCTTGATTTTCCATCAAAACTTGTCAAAGCACCAGCATGA
- the LOC101507212 gene encoding tRNA dimethylallyltransferase 2: MATENSVTQNPSHGKRPKVLVITGPTGSGKSKLAVDLASHFSIEVINADSMQVYRGLDILTNKLPFSEQNGVPHHLLGTVNPNFEFTAKTFRDSAIPIIDDILSRKHLPVIVGGTNYYIQALVSPFLLDDSTDNLDENYLADSPGITGHDDDFVAEVDSSSYSYDLLKDIDPVAANRIHPNNHRKINQYISLYSRTGALPSKVFQGQAAEKWGQADNLRYDCCFICVDASLPVLDRYVEQRVDDMMDAGLLNEVYDIYTMNADYTRGLRQAIGVREFEHLLRTCVIKNINQREDGSTEGSSLENGEPLFYGNLMEWLRSSSDTESTIHLEEAIEKVKVNTRRLVRRQKRMLSRLQTLFSWDIRYVDSTESILSKSNDVWNSQVVESAKKIVTSFLSEDGSLSSTIGMSNSSGTKIIHRDLWTQYTCKACGDRVLRGLHEWEQHIHGRGHRKRISSLKSKARGLSFVEQKHEPSERECMDIL, translated from the exons ATGGCGACGGAAAACAGCGTAACTCAAAACCCTAGCCATGGAAAACGACCAAAGGTGTTAGTTATAACGGGCCCCACAGGTTCTGGTAAATCAAAGCTAGCCGTTGATTTAGCCTCCCACTTCTCCATCGAAGTCATCAACGCTGATTCCATGCAAGTCTACCGTGGCCTCGATATTCTCACCAACAAACTCCCCTTCTCTGAACAAAACG GAGTGCCGCACCATCTCTTGGGTACTGTAAACCCTAACTTTGAATTCACAGCCAAAACTTTTCGTGATTCTGCTATTCCC ATTATTGATGACATATTGTCTCGTAAACACTTACCTGTTATAGTTGGTGGTACTAATTACTATATACAG GCTCTGGTGAGTCCGTTTCTTCTAGACGATTCAACAGACAATTTGGATGAAAACTATTTGGCTGATTCACCTG GTATCACAGGGCATGATGATGATTTTGTTGCTGAAGTTGACAGTTCAAGCTACAGTTATGATTTGCTTAAAGATATTGATCCGGTTGCAGCAAATAGAATCCATCCAAATAATCATAGAAAG ataaATCAATACATTAGTTTGTACTCTCGAACTGGTGCTCTTCCCAGTAAGGTTTTTCAAGGACAGGCAGCAGAG AAGTGGGGTCAAGCTGATAACTTAAGATATGATTGTTGTTTTATATGTGTGGACGCATCTCTCCCTGTACTAGACAGATATGTAGAGCAGCGGGTAGATGACATGATGGATGCAGGGTTACTCAATGAAGTCTATGACATTTACACTATGAATGCAGATTATACCAGAGGTTTGCGACAGGCCATTGGTGTTCGTGAGTTTGAGCATCTTCTTAGAACTTGTGTTATCAAAAACATAAATCAAAGAGAGGATGGATCAACCGAGGGATCAAGCTTAGAAAATGGTGAGCCATTGTTTTATGGCAATTTGATGGAGTGGTTGAGATCTTCCTCTGACACTGAATCAACAATTCATTTGGAAGAAGCAATTGAGAAAGTAAAGGTTAATACCAGGAGACTTGTCCGCCGTCAG AAGAGGATGCTCAGTCGACTGCAAACACTGTTTAGTTGGGATATACGCTATGTTGATTCCACGGAGTCAATATTGA gcAAATCAAATGATGTATGGAATAGCCAAGTGGTTGAATCTGCCAAGAAGATAGTTACATCTTTCCTGAGTGAGGATGGAAGCTTGTCGTCGACCATTGGGATGTCAAATAGCAGTGGGACGAAAATAATCCACAGGGACCTCTGGACTCAATACACATGCAAG GCATGCGGTGATCGGGTTCTTAGAGGATTACATGAATGGGAACAACACATACATGGTCGTGGCCACCGTAAGCGTATTTCTAGTCTCAAGAGCAAGGCACGAGGTCTTAGTTTTGTGGAACAGAAACATGAGCCTTCTGAGCGCGAGTGCATGGATATATTGTAG